One region of Rhizobium sp. WYJ-E13 genomic DNA includes:
- a CDS encoding phosphogluconate dehydrogenase C-terminal domain-containing protein — translation MTAIALFGAGGKMGYRLAKNLKGSRFDVRHVEVSDAGKARLKNDLGIDCTPADAALDGADVVILAVPDTAIGKVAVGIVNKLKPGTMVVALDAAAPFAGHLPDRADLTYFVTHPCHPPIFNDETEMQAKKDHFGGLFAKQHIVSALMQGPESAYSLGEEIAKVIWAPVMRSHRVTVEQMAMLEPGLSETVCASLLVVMRQAMDECIARGVPAEAARDFLLGHMNVLGAVIFKEVDGVFSDACNKAIEFGIPALMRDDWKKVFEPQEIADSIRRIT, via the coding sequence ATGACAGCGATTGCCCTCTTTGGCGCCGGCGGAAAAATGGGATACCGGCTGGCCAAGAATCTCAAAGGTTCCCGTTTTGACGTTCGCCATGTCGAAGTCAGCGATGCCGGCAAGGCGCGCCTGAAGAACGATCTCGGCATCGATTGCACCCCGGCCGATGCCGCGCTCGACGGTGCAGACGTCGTGATCCTGGCCGTGCCGGATACCGCGATCGGCAAGGTTGCCGTTGGCATCGTCAACAAGCTGAAGCCGGGCACCATGGTCGTGGCTCTCGACGCCGCCGCGCCCTTTGCAGGCCACCTGCCTGATCGTGCCGACCTCACCTATTTCGTCACCCATCCCTGCCATCCGCCGATCTTCAACGACGAAACGGAGATGCAGGCGAAGAAGGACCATTTCGGCGGCCTGTTTGCCAAGCAGCATATCGTCTCGGCCCTGATGCAGGGTCCGGAAAGTGCCTATAGCCTGGGTGAGGAAATCGCCAAGGTGATCTGGGCGCCGGTCATGCGTTCGCATCGCGTCACCGTCGAGCAGATGGCGATGCTGGAGCCCGGCCTTTCGGAAACCGTCTGCGCCTCGCTGCTCGTCGTCATGCGCCAGGCCATGGACGAATGCATCGCCCGCGGCGTCCCGGCGGAAGCCGCCCGCGACTTCCTGCTCGGCCACATGAACGTACTCGGCGCCGTGATCTTCAAGGAAGTCGACGGCGTTTTCTCGGATGCCTGCAACAAGGCGATCGAGTTCGGCATTCCAGCCCTCATGCGCGACGATTGGAAGAAGGTCTTCGAACCTCAGGAGATCGCCGACAGCATCCGGCGCATCACCTGA
- a CDS encoding DUF2291 family protein, with translation MLRIRGALIAALVAAALPGCKIIKTPTAEEKAAAAAKNAFDPNAKVEAMWQPQVVPYYEKRAGELKDVAALVASNPDQAGEKYGNPHKQASSPWTYAVKFTGKVVAADTASRAATLDVDADGDGKADAKVQIGPALRGTALRDTLDFVNFNEFKNQIEWAQFGKSFNEKANSAFLSAIPRDGLVGKTVTVTGAFPLPSGSDVPLVTPSALMVAP, from the coding sequence ATGTTGAGGATCAGGGGCGCCCTGATCGCCGCTCTCGTGGCGGCGGCTTTGCCCGGATGCAAGATCATCAAGACACCGACTGCGGAAGAAAAAGCCGCAGCGGCGGCAAAGAACGCTTTCGATCCGAATGCCAAGGTTGAGGCAATGTGGCAGCCGCAGGTCGTTCCCTACTATGAAAAGCGTGCCGGCGAGTTAAAGGACGTTGCAGCGCTTGTCGCTTCGAACCCTGACCAGGCCGGCGAGAAATACGGCAACCCGCACAAGCAGGCGAGTTCGCCCTGGACCTATGCGGTGAAATTCACGGGCAAGGTCGTCGCGGCCGATACGGCGTCGCGTGCGGCAACGCTCGATGTCGATGCCGATGGCGACGGCAAAGCTGACGCAAAAGTGCAGATCGGCCCGGCACTCCGAGGCACGGCGTTGCGCGATACCTTGGATTTCGTCAATTTCAACGAGTTCAAGAACCAGATCGAATGGGCGCAGTTCGGCAAGTCCTTCAATGAGAAGGCCAACAGCGCTTTCCTGTCGGCAATCCCGCGTGATGGGCTGGTCGGCAAGACGGTCACTGTGACCGGCGCCTTCCCGCTGCCGTCGGGCAGCGACGTTCCTCTCGTCACTCCTTCGGCGCTGATGGTGGCACCATGA
- a CDS encoding sugar ABC transporter ATP-binding protein: MTITEAPKDDIILRLDDVSKVYSGIVAVKHANLELRRGAVNVLVGENGAGKSTLMKIIAGVERPTLGSIILEDETVSFTSPADAQAHGIGMIFQELNLFANMSVAENIFATRELTRGIIGIDHKEQVRKANEFLERLDAGIDAETMVEDLPIGQQQLVEIAKAMSLNARILIMDEPTSALSAAEVEILFKVIGELKAQGVAIVYISHRLEELMRIGDFITVLRDGQITGQAMVKDIDTRWIVRSMIGSDAKDFAKSVNHTVGKEMFRTENISLPRPTGGLAVDNISLSVKAGEILGIYGLMGAGRSEFFECVIGRHAHSTGKIFIDGEEVRARDTTRRIRRGLALIPEDRQREGLVQVLSIASNLTLASLARFTRLFHISAKAEKNAIVEAIRDLAIKAPNPDFEVTSMSGGNQQKVVIGKALMTNPKVLLMDEPSRGIDVGAKADVFRTMRRLAADGLAILFSTSDLEEVMALSDRIAVLSNGHLIAVFNRDDATEDAIIAASAKGHEHQGKLAS, encoded by the coding sequence ATGACCATCACCGAGGCCCCGAAGGACGATATCATCCTGCGCCTCGACGACGTGTCGAAGGTCTATTCCGGCATCGTCGCCGTCAAGCACGCCAATCTCGAGCTGCGACGCGGCGCCGTCAACGTGCTCGTCGGCGAGAACGGTGCCGGCAAATCGACGCTGATGAAGATCATCGCCGGCGTCGAGCGGCCGACGCTCGGGAGCATCATCCTGGAGGACGAGACCGTCTCCTTCACGAGCCCCGCCGATGCGCAGGCGCACGGCATCGGCATGATCTTCCAGGAGCTCAACCTTTTCGCCAACATGTCGGTCGCCGAAAACATCTTCGCGACGCGCGAACTGACCCGCGGCATCATCGGCATCGACCATAAGGAACAGGTCCGCAAAGCCAACGAATTCCTTGAGCGACTTGATGCCGGCATCGATGCCGAGACGATGGTCGAGGACCTGCCGATCGGCCAGCAGCAGCTCGTCGAGATCGCCAAGGCAATGTCGCTGAATGCCCGCATCCTGATCATGGACGAGCCGACATCGGCACTGTCTGCGGCTGAGGTCGAGATCCTCTTCAAGGTGATCGGCGAGCTGAAGGCGCAGGGCGTGGCCATCGTCTATATTTCGCACCGCCTCGAAGAGCTGATGCGGATCGGCGACTTCATCACAGTGCTGCGCGACGGGCAGATCACCGGCCAGGCAATGGTCAAGGATATCGATACGCGCTGGATCGTGCGCTCGATGATCGGCTCGGATGCCAAGGATTTCGCCAAATCGGTGAACCATACGGTCGGCAAGGAAATGTTCCGCACCGAAAATATCAGCCTGCCGCGCCCAACCGGCGGGCTTGCGGTCGACAATATCTCACTATCGGTCAAGGCGGGCGAGATCCTCGGCATTTACGGGCTGATGGGCGCCGGACGCAGCGAATTCTTCGAATGCGTCATCGGCCGTCATGCGCACTCGACCGGCAAGATCTTCATCGACGGCGAGGAAGTGCGCGCCCGCGATACGACGCGGCGCATTCGCCGGGGTCTCGCGCTCATTCCCGAGGACCGGCAGCGCGAGGGGCTGGTGCAGGTGCTCTCCATCGCATCCAACCTGACGCTTGCAAGCCTCGCCCGCTTCACCCGCCTCTTCCACATCAGTGCCAAGGCAGAGAAGAACGCCATTGTTGAGGCGATCCGCGATCTTGCCATCAAGGCGCCTAACCCGGACTTCGAGGTAACGTCGATGTCCGGCGGCAACCAGCAGAAAGTAGTCATCGGTAAGGCGCTGATGACCAATCCGAAGGTTCTTTTGATGGACGAGCCAAGTCGCGGCATCGATGTCGGCGCCAAGGCGGACGTGTTCCGTACCATGCGCCGGCTTGCCGCCGATGGTCTCGCCATCCTGTTTTCAACCTCCGACCTCGAAGAGGTCATGGCGCTTTCCGACCGTATCGCGGTGCTCAGCAACGGCCATCTCATCGCTGTCTTCAACCGTGACGACGCGACGGAAGATGCCATTATCGCTGCCTCGGCAAAGGGGCACGAACATCAAGGGAAACTCGCGTCATGA
- a CDS encoding ABC transporter permease, translating into MTAATASTSAPKSANGSFLLTLMKLRTFIALFAVIIFFSIFAPNFTSTANMILMSKHVALNAFLAMGMTFVIITGGIDLSVGSIVGLCGMVAGGLILYGVELPIGYTVYFNLVEIVLITLSIGLIIGLINGLLITKLNVAPFIATLGTLYVARGLALLSSDGQTFPNLVGRPEYATTGFDFFGAGRILGLPVSIWILIFLALVAAYVARSTPIGRHIFAVGGNERAARMSGIRVDLVKIFVYMFSGLCAAIVGIVISSELMAAHPATGESFELNAIAAAVLGGTSMSGGRGTIGGTIIGAFVIGILSDGLVMMGVSSFWQMVIKGLVIIIAVVVDQAQRRLQQRVTLMQMAKAG; encoded by the coding sequence ATGACGGCGGCTACTGCATCCACCTCCGCGCCGAAGAGCGCGAACGGCTCCTTCCTCCTGACGCTGATGAAGCTTCGAACCTTCATCGCGCTCTTTGCCGTCATCATCTTCTTCTCGATCTTCGCGCCGAACTTCACCTCGACGGCGAACATGATCCTGATGTCGAAACATGTGGCGCTGAACGCCTTCCTGGCGATGGGCATGACCTTCGTCATCATCACCGGCGGCATCGACCTCTCGGTCGGCTCGATCGTCGGCCTCTGCGGCATGGTTGCCGGTGGCCTGATCCTTTATGGCGTCGAACTGCCGATCGGCTATACTGTCTATTTCAATCTCGTGGAGATCGTGTTGATCACACTTTCGATCGGCCTCATCATCGGCCTGATCAATGGGCTACTGATCACCAAGCTCAACGTTGCGCCTTTCATCGCGACCCTCGGCACGCTCTATGTCGCCCGCGGCCTGGCGCTGCTTTCCTCCGACGGCCAGACCTTCCCCAACCTCGTCGGCCGGCCGGAATATGCCACGACGGGCTTCGATTTCTTCGGCGCCGGTCGCATTCTTGGCCTGCCGGTGTCGATCTGGATCCTGATTTTCCTCGCGCTCGTTGCTGCCTATGTGGCGCGCTCGACACCGATCGGCCGCCATATCTTTGCCGTCGGCGGCAATGAGCGGGCCGCGCGCATGTCGGGCATCCGCGTGGATCTGGTCAAGATCTTCGTCTACATGTTCTCCGGCCTGTGCGCGGCGATCGTCGGCATCGTCATCTCCTCGGAGCTGATGGCCGCGCATCCGGCAACGGGCGAAAGCTTCGAGCTCAATGCGATCGCTGCAGCTGTGCTCGGCGGAACTTCGATGTCAGGCGGGCGCGGCACGATCGGCGGCACGATCATCGGCGCCTTCGTGATCGGCATTCTTTCCGACGGTCTGGTCATGATGGGGGTTTCTTCCTTCTGGCAGATGGTCATCAAGGGGTTGGTCATCATCATCGCCGTCGTCGTCGATCAGGCGCAGCGTCGGCTGCAGCAGCGCGTGACCCTCATGCAGATGGCAAAGGCAGGTTGA
- a CDS encoding Gfo/Idh/MocA family protein → MADVKGALIGCGFFAINQMHAWKDVDGAAVVAICDRDPERLKIVGEQFGINRRYTDAAAMFADGGFDFVDIATTVHSHRALVEMAASHKIPAICQKPFAKTLTDAKAMVEACRKAGIPLMVHENFRWQTPIQAVRRLLDNKAIGTPFWGRFSFRSGYDVFSGQPYLAEGERFIIEDLGIHTLDIARFILGDVKTLTARAKRVNPKIKGEDVATILLDHESGATSVVDVSYATRLGTEPFPETLIELDGTDGTIRLSVGYRLEVTNAAGTVVSDTSPQLLSWAARPWHNIQESVYAIQKHWVDRLKNGGEPATSGADNLKTFALVEAAYDSAASGKTIDVEAMLK, encoded by the coding sequence ATGGCTGACGTGAAAGGTGCTTTGATCGGTTGCGGCTTCTTTGCGATCAACCAGATGCACGCGTGGAAGGATGTCGATGGTGCCGCGGTCGTGGCGATCTGCGACCGTGACCCGGAGCGGCTGAAGATCGTCGGCGAGCAGTTCGGCATCAATAGGCGCTATACGGATGCCGCAGCCATGTTTGCCGATGGCGGCTTCGATTTCGTTGATATCGCCACCACGGTACACAGCCACCGGGCGCTGGTGGAGATGGCGGCGAGCCATAAGATCCCCGCCATCTGCCAGAAACCCTTCGCCAAGACGCTTACCGATGCCAAGGCGATGGTCGAAGCCTGCCGGAAGGCAGGCATTCCACTGATGGTGCATGAGAATTTCCGCTGGCAGACGCCAATCCAGGCTGTCCGCCGGCTTCTCGACAACAAGGCGATCGGCACGCCCTTCTGGGGCCGCTTCTCGTTTCGGTCCGGGTATGACGTCTTTTCGGGCCAGCCCTATCTTGCCGAAGGCGAACGCTTCATCATCGAAGACCTCGGTATCCATACGCTCGATATCGCCCGCTTCATCCTCGGCGACGTCAAGACGCTGACGGCCCGCGCCAAACGCGTCAATCCAAAGATCAAGGGCGAGGATGTCGCGACGATCCTGCTCGACCATGAAAGCGGCGCGACGTCGGTCGTCGACGTCAGCTACGCGACCAGGCTTGGCACGGAGCCTTTCCCGGAAACGCTGATCGAGCTCGACGGCACCGACGGAACGATCCGTCTTTCTGTCGGCTACCGGCTCGAGGTCACCAACGCGGCCGGCACGGTCGTATCCGATACCTCGCCGCAGCTACTCTCCTGGGCAGCGCGTCCCTGGCACAATATTCAGGAAAGCGTCTATGCAATCCAGAAGCACTGGGTCGACCGGCTGAAGAACGGCGGTGAGCCGGCAACCTCAGGCGCCGACAACCTCAAGACCTTCGCCCTCGTTGAAGCGGCCTATGACAGTGCGGCATCAGGCAAGACAATCGACGTGGAGGCGATGCTGAAATGA
- a CDS encoding D-ribose ABC transporter substrate-binding protein, translated as MKLTRRLTLAAFAGALSFGVAMPAFSADLIAIITPAHDNPFFKAEAVGAEAKAKELGYEALVMTHDDDANKQSEMIDTAIGRGAKAIILDNAGADASVAAVKKAKDAGIPSFLIDREINATGVAVAQIVSNNYQGAQLGAQEFVKLMGEKGNYVELVGKESDTNAGIRSQGYHDVIDDYPDLKSVAKQSANWSQTEAYAKMETILQANPDIKGVISGNDTMAMGAIAALQAAGRKDVIVVGFDGSNDVRDSIKSGGIKATVLQPAYAQAQMAVEQADAYIKNKTAPKEEKQLMDCVLINADNAGKLETFALAK; from the coding sequence ATGAAACTTACACGTAGACTGACCCTGGCTGCCTTTGCCGGTGCGCTTTCATTTGGCGTGGCCATGCCGGCCTTTTCGGCCGACCTGATCGCCATCATCACGCCGGCTCACGACAACCCGTTCTTCAAGGCGGAAGCTGTCGGCGCCGAAGCCAAGGCCAAGGAACTCGGCTATGAGGCGCTCGTCATGACCCATGACGACGATGCCAACAAGCAGTCGGAAATGATCGATACCGCCATCGGCCGCGGCGCCAAGGCGATCATCCTCGACAATGCCGGCGCCGATGCTTCGGTTGCCGCCGTCAAAAAGGCCAAGGATGCCGGCATCCCCTCCTTCCTTATCGACCGCGAAATCAATGCGACCGGCGTTGCCGTCGCCCAGATCGTTTCCAACAACTATCAGGGCGCCCAGCTCGGCGCGCAGGAATTCGTCAAGCTCATGGGCGAGAAGGGCAATTATGTCGAGCTCGTCGGCAAGGAGTCGGACACCAATGCCGGCATCCGTTCGCAGGGCTATCATGACGTCATCGACGACTATCCGGACCTGAAGTCCGTTGCCAAGCAGTCGGCCAACTGGAGTCAGACGGAAGCCTACGCCAAGATGGAAACTATCCTGCAGGCCAATCCCGACATCAAGGGCGTGATCTCCGGCAACGACACGATGGCCATGGGCGCGATCGCTGCTCTTCAGGCTGCTGGCCGCAAGGACGTGATCGTCGTCGGCTTCGACGGCTCCAACGACGTGCGCGACTCCATCAAATCGGGCGGTATCAAGGCCACCGTGCTGCAGCCGGCCTATGCGCAGGCCCAGATGGCGGTCGAGCAAGCCGACGCCTACATCAAGAACAAGACGGCACCAAAGGAAGAAAAGCAGCTCATGGACTGCGTTCTCATCAATGCCGACAACGCGGGCAAGCTCGAGACTTTTGCTCTGGCAAAGTAA